In one Candidatus Nitronereus thalassa genomic region, the following are encoded:
- a CDS encoding LEA type 2 family protein, whose product MKKLSPNMLLATFLLFTSGCATLLMQAEAPEVLVANIKPLGGTIFEQRVQIDLRVRNPNNFDLDVTGLDFTLRLNNKKLARGLASQAVTIPRLGDAILTVDTTTSTLEVLSQLLHLTSGKDLTYQIEGILHLQDIPLPFTNEGVILHSRDVTPKYSEH is encoded by the coding sequence ATGAAAAAGCTAAGTCCGAATATGCTCCTCGCCACCTTTCTCCTTTTCACCTCAGGTTGCGCCACACTTCTCATGCAGGCCGAAGCTCCAGAGGTATTAGTCGCCAACATCAAACCACTGGGAGGCACGATTTTTGAGCAACGAGTCCAGATTGATTTACGCGTCCGAAACCCTAATAACTTTGATTTAGATGTCACGGGATTGGACTTCACTCTCCGTCTCAACAATAAAAAACTTGCCAGAGGATTAGCGAGTCAGGCCGTCACCATTCCACGACTGGGAGATGCCATTTTGACGGTCGACACCACAACCTCGACACTTGAGGTATTGAGTCAACTTCTTCATCTCACGTCTGGTAAGGACCTTACATACCAAATAGAAGGCATTCTTCATCTACAGGACATCCCCCTGCCTTTTACGAACGAAGGGGTCATCCTCCATTCGCGCGACGTCACACCAAAATATTCAGAACATTGA
- a CDS encoding carboxypeptidase-like regulatory domain-containing protein: MKTSWDILRKALVCAGVASIVFLWSSMGLSYDVIDVHHGAMIGGTVEFHGTPPSPLVFEVNKEPDVCGEIRSLTKVDVHQGRLRGAVIILEGVEQGKAFESQTLTAMAPGEGEFRYASGTRLDLNVRLKNCNFGPFTGVVMADQVVQFSNHDPIKHTLHTYVLKGKKANILRTLNTQNLAPQSDLEQTFTPKKLKHGRVVALTCDRHDFMENWMYVVESPYFAISDEAGNFSIDQVPQGQYDLVAWHPVLGSQRQIVNVDENGTLRVNFEFKK, translated from the coding sequence ATGAAAACAAGCTGGGACATATTGAGAAAAGCCCTCGTTTGTGCGGGGGTGGCATCCATTGTTTTTTTGTGGTCAAGTATGGGGTTGTCCTATGATGTGATAGATGTACACCATGGGGCGATGATTGGGGGAACCGTGGAATTTCACGGAACGCCACCATCCCCACTCGTTTTTGAGGTCAACAAAGAGCCGGATGTCTGTGGGGAAATCCGAAGTCTCACGAAGGTGGACGTTCACCAGGGTCGTTTACGTGGCGCGGTGATTATATTGGAGGGCGTAGAACAGGGTAAGGCGTTCGAATCCCAAACGCTAACCGCGATGGCTCCGGGCGAGGGAGAATTTCGGTATGCCTCAGGTACCCGCCTGGATTTAAACGTACGCTTGAAAAATTGTAACTTTGGTCCCTTCACTGGCGTGGTCATGGCTGATCAAGTCGTCCAGTTTTCTAATCATGATCCTATAAAGCACACCTTGCACACCTATGTGCTGAAAGGAAAAAAAGCCAATATTCTCCGAACTTTGAACACCCAAAATCTTGCTCCGCAATCAGACCTAGAGCAGACGTTTACACCAAAAAAACTAAAACATGGTCGCGTGGTTGCCTTAACTTGTGACCGCCACGATTTTATGGAAAATTGGATGTATGTGGTGGAGTCGCCCTATTTTGCGATTTCTGATGAGGCAGGGAATTTCTCTATCGATCAGGTCCCGCAAGGCCAATATGACTTGGTGGCTTGGCACCCTGTGTTAGGAAGCCAACGGCAAATAGTCAATGTTGATGAGAATGGGACTCTAAGGGTGAATTTTGAATTTAAGAAATAA
- a CDS encoding Slp family lipoprotein: protein MKNRKLAIVFFWCLFTLGCATGPTPIPEALAPEIDRSLSFTELLENTDSHVGKVVVLGGQVLQAKRLADATRIEVLQLPLKDSERPASQRTTSQGRFLAYEQQFLDPATLADQPRVTIVGEVTGLATANLDETEYRYPTIAIKHMHVWETPREESQSGFGIGVGLGGGGGGFGGGIGIGTGF from the coding sequence ATGAAAAATAGGAAGCTTGCCATAGTTTTTTTCTGGTGTCTGTTTACTCTGGGTTGTGCAACGGGGCCGACTCCAATCCCTGAAGCGCTTGCTCCCGAAATTGACAGAAGCCTGTCTTTTACTGAACTTCTCGAAAATACTGATTCCCATGTCGGAAAAGTTGTGGTGTTGGGTGGACAAGTTCTTCAAGCCAAGCGGCTTGCCGATGCCACACGTATCGAAGTCTTACAATTGCCCTTGAAAGATTCGGAAAGGCCAGCCTCACAACGAACTACTTCTCAAGGACGATTTCTCGCCTATGAGCAACAATTCCTCGACCCCGCAACTTTGGCCGATCAACCCCGCGTGACTATTGTAGGAGAGGTCACGGGGCTGGCCACGGCAAACCTTGATGAAACGGAATACCGTTATCCTACAATTGCCATCAAACACATGCATGTATGGGAAACCCCAAGGGAAGAATCACAGTCCGGCTTCGGTATTGGGGTAGGTCTTGGAGGGGGCGGTGGTGGCTTTGGCGGCGGTATTGGTATTGGAACCGGATTCTAA
- a CDS encoding ABC-F family ATP-binding cassette domain-containing protein, which translates to MPALIHCQQISKSFGVKQLFSNLTIGIEEKDRLGIVGPNGAGKSTLLKIMAGLETVDEGNLTRRQHLRVAYVPQEAEFTANATVTEVIEQAGVASGLPFEECVIRTQEVLGRTGFAHGGLLVGPLSGGWKKRLAIACGWVQSPDVMLLDEPTNHLDFDGLSWLESLMAQTSWPWVMVSHDRWLLDQAANKVAEINSRYPEGLFQIQGTYREFLAQREAYQESQMQQAQALAGKVRREEEWLRRGPKARTTKAKYRVDTAHALQAELAETKARLRQEHTDIDFVGSGRKTKQLVVAEHLDKAYKSNILFQDFELILSPGMAVGLLGHNGSGKSTLLKLLAKAIEPDRGRVTHADVLQLVYFDQHREQLDPKETLRKTLSDTGHTVMYRDRTVHLAAWAKRFRFQPEQLDLPIELLSGGEKARALIARLMLQPADVLIVDEPTNDLDIPTREVLEESLQEFPGALVLVTHDRYMLNRVCTQFVGLDGQGGHGLFAEYQQWERWLRRQMQSSEHSQEQSRSTNARSKRSQKKTFTYKERQEYDSLEDTILQAESSVEKYQAQLEDPAVVADHIRLQEAFDALQQAKHRVEQLYARWSELEAKLQGGQV; encoded by the coding sequence ATGCCTGCGCTTATTCATTGTCAACAAATATCCAAATCCTTTGGGGTGAAGCAATTATTCTCCAACCTCACAATCGGTATTGAGGAGAAAGATCGTTTGGGAATTGTAGGCCCGAATGGCGCTGGAAAGTCTACTTTGCTTAAGATCATGGCGGGGTTGGAGACGGTGGATGAGGGAAACCTCACACGCCGCCAGCATCTTCGAGTCGCCTATGTGCCGCAAGAGGCAGAATTCACCGCGAATGCCACAGTGACAGAGGTGATTGAACAGGCAGGTGTGGCCTCGGGGTTGCCGTTCGAGGAATGCGTGATTCGTACTCAGGAGGTGTTGGGACGAACAGGGTTTGCCCATGGGGGGCTCCTTGTCGGGCCACTCTCCGGAGGATGGAAAAAACGACTGGCTATTGCCTGCGGGTGGGTGCAGTCGCCGGATGTGATGCTCCTGGATGAGCCTACGAATCATCTAGATTTTGACGGCCTGTCATGGCTCGAATCCTTGATGGCACAAACCTCATGGCCTTGGGTGATGGTAAGCCATGATCGATGGTTGTTGGATCAAGCGGCGAATAAGGTGGCTGAAATTAATAGCCGCTATCCCGAGGGGCTCTTCCAAATTCAAGGAACGTATAGGGAATTTTTGGCTCAGCGAGAAGCCTATCAAGAGTCCCAAATGCAACAGGCCCAAGCCCTGGCCGGAAAAGTGCGACGTGAGGAAGAGTGGCTTCGTCGCGGACCCAAGGCCCGAACCACCAAAGCGAAGTATCGGGTGGACACGGCTCATGCTCTGCAAGCAGAACTCGCGGAGACTAAGGCCAGGTTACGACAAGAACATACGGACATCGACTTTGTAGGTTCTGGAAGAAAAACCAAACAGTTGGTGGTGGCTGAACATCTTGATAAGGCCTATAAATCGAATATCCTCTTCCAAGATTTTGAGTTGATCTTGTCTCCCGGAATGGCGGTCGGGCTTCTCGGGCATAATGGTTCCGGGAAATCCACGTTGCTCAAGTTGTTGGCCAAAGCCATTGAACCGGATCGCGGACGAGTGACCCATGCGGATGTATTGCAACTGGTCTATTTCGATCAGCATCGTGAACAGCTCGATCCCAAAGAGACTCTGCGAAAGACGTTGTCGGATACCGGTCATACGGTCATGTATCGCGATCGTACCGTCCATCTTGCCGCATGGGCTAAGCGTTTCCGTTTCCAACCTGAACAGCTGGATTTGCCCATTGAACTGCTTTCCGGTGGGGAAAAGGCCCGAGCCTTGATTGCTCGACTGATGTTGCAGCCTGCAGATGTATTGATTGTCGACGAACCGACCAATGATTTGGATATTCCTACCCGTGAAGTGCTGGAAGAAAGTTTGCAGGAATTTCCAGGTGCCTTGGTGTTGGTCACGCATGATCGGTATATGTTGAACCGTGTGTGTACTCAATTTGTGGGGCTTGATGGGCAGGGAGGACATGGCCTGTTCGCCGAATACCAGCAATGGGAACGATGGCTTCGTCGCCAAATGCAAAGTTCTGAGCATTCTCAAGAGCAATCCCGCTCCACCAATGCCCGTTCAAAACGCTCTCAGAAAAAAACATTTACCTATAAAGAACGACAAGAATATGATTCGTTGGAAGACACGATCCTTCAAGCGGAATCCTCGGTTGAGAAGTACCAGGCTCAACTTGAAGATCCGGCGGTCGTGGCGGATCATATTCGCTTGCAAGAGGCCTTTGACGCGCTGCAGCAGGCCAAGCACCGCGTGGAGCAGCTGTATGCCCGTTGGAGTGAGTTGGAAGCCAAGTTGCAAGGTGGACAAGTGTAA